The following coding sequences are from one Holophagales bacterium window:
- the bamD gene encoding outer membrane protein assembly factor BamD, with the protein MFQRTLPVTALRAVLALAILGGAACSTTDPSSVTRELLTMSKEEAYARGEALVAKRKYEVGRQYLRFVAENYANDALGKQAALRLADSFFEEKSVLGYVEAQGRFKDFRSRYPSHPRSDYALFRLAQVSDRQSEKPDRDQANTRLAAQSYRELLQNYPVSPYATEARARYKAMLDLLAEHEFLVARYYFKRSAWQASRKRFEGLFAAFPEYSKMDKALYWAGITERKLGREEDARALFDRLRRDFPESGFLRKLPRPVAPPAAATAAAGL; encoded by the coding sequence ATGTTCCAGAGAACCCTTCCCGTCACCGCCCTCCGCGCCGTCCTCGCCCTCGCCATCCTGGGCGGCGCGGCGTGCTCGACCACGGACCCTTCGAGCGTGACCCGCGAGCTCCTGACGATGTCGAAGGAGGAGGCGTATGCGCGCGGAGAGGCGCTGGTTGCAAAACGCAAGTACGAGGTCGGACGGCAGTACCTCCGTTTCGTGGCGGAGAACTACGCGAACGACGCTCTCGGCAAGCAGGCCGCACTGAGGCTGGCGGACTCGTTCTTCGAGGAGAAATCGGTCCTCGGCTACGTGGAAGCCCAGGGGCGATTCAAGGACTTCCGGAGCAGGTACCCCTCGCACCCTCGCTCCGACTACGCCCTCTTCCGGCTCGCCCAGGTGTCGGACCGGCAGTCCGAGAAGCCCGACCGGGACCAGGCGAATACCCGGCTCGCCGCCCAGAGCTACCGCGAGCTTCTCCAGAACTACCCGGTGTCGCCCTACGCGACCGAGGCCCGGGCGCGCTACAAGGCGATGCTCGACCTCCTCGCCGAGCACGAGTTCCTCGTCGCCAGGTACTATTTCAAGCGGAGCGCCTGGCAGGCCTCGCGCAAGCGCTTCGAGGGGCTCTTCGCCGCGTTCCCCGAGTACTCCAAAATGGACAAGGCTCTCTACTGGGCCGGGATCACGGAACGCAAGCTCGGCCGGGAGGAGGACGCACGGGCACTGTTCGACCGCCTCCGTCGGGACTTCCCGGAGAGCGGCTTCCTCCGGAAGCTCCCGAGGCCCGTGGCCCCTCCCGCAGCAGCCACGGCGGCGGCAGGGCTTTGA
- a CDS encoding PASTA domain-containing protein, which produces MSGVLARILYALLLAGILGVAAWISFSRFVLGKAEEVPDLTGRSVDEATALAAERGLRVVVDRSQEAFDEEIAVHRIRGQSPAVGMAVKAGQDLRVFLSLGPEIVRSPDLAGLTARTAALALAREGLREGAVSAIRLPGPPGVVAQGVVAGASTEPDTPVDVLVNRGPADVLYVMPDLIGRDFEKVRLAFEARGFRLGGVREQPYEGAAAGTILRQFPLAGSAVGLRDTLSFVVASPEPQPG; this is translated from the coding sequence ATGAGTGGCGTACTGGCACGGATCCTCTACGCCCTCCTCCTCGCCGGGATCCTCGGGGTGGCGGCCTGGATTTCGTTTTCCCGGTTCGTACTCGGCAAGGCGGAGGAGGTCCCCGACCTGACCGGGCGGTCGGTGGACGAAGCGACCGCACTCGCGGCCGAGCGGGGCCTGCGTGTCGTCGTGGACCGGTCGCAGGAGGCGTTCGACGAGGAGATCGCCGTCCACCGCATCCGGGGGCAGAGTCCCGCCGTCGGAATGGCCGTCAAGGCGGGACAGGACCTTCGGGTCTTCCTTTCCCTGGGGCCCGAGATCGTCCGGTCCCCCGACCTCGCGGGCCTGACGGCCCGGACGGCGGCGCTCGCTCTCGCGCGGGAGGGACTGAGGGAGGGGGCCGTATCGGCCATCCGCCTCCCCGGACCCCCTGGTGTCGTGGCGCAGGGAGTCGTCGCGGGCGCTTCCACCGAGCCCGACACACCGGTCGACGTCCTCGTGAACCGAGGGCCGGCGGACGTTCTCTACGTCATGCCGGATCTGATCGGGCGCGACTTCGAGAAGGTCCGCCTGGCTTTCGAGGCGCGAGGGTTCCGCCTTGGCGGCGTCCGGGAGCAGCCCTACGAGGGGGCCGCCGCCGGGACGATCCTGAGGCAGTTCCCGCTCGCGGGATCCGCCGTCGGCCTCAGGGATACCCTATCCTTCGTCGTCGCCTCGCCCGAGCCGCAGCCGGGCTGA